The following proteins are encoded in a genomic region of Acidimicrobiales bacterium:
- a CDS encoding methylated-DNA--[protein]-cysteine S-methyltransferase produces MSITTMQTATVPTPAGPFTVVADGVTVHGSGWTEDPAELVALMAPALRPDALDAVADLGPVTDAVAAYVDGDLGAIDAVAVHQRSGPFLVEAWEVLRTVPAGAPVTYAELAAKAGRPDAVRAAASACARNAAALFVPCHRVIRTGGGLGGFRYGLEVKRWLLDHEAAGA; encoded by the coding sequence ATGTCGATCACCACGATGCAGACCGCCACCGTCCCCACCCCCGCCGGCCCCTTCACCGTCGTCGCCGACGGCGTGACCGTCCACGGCTCGGGCTGGACCGAGGACCCGGCCGAGCTCGTCGCCCTCATGGCGCCCGCCCTGCGCCCGGACGCGCTCGACGCGGTGGCCGACCTCGGCCCCGTCACCGATGCCGTGGCGGCCTACGTGGACGGCGACCTCGGCGCCATCGACGCCGTGGCCGTGCACCAGCGGTCGGGACCGTTCCTCGTCGAGGCCTGGGAGGTGCTGCGCACGGTCCCCGCCGGCGCTCCCGTCACCTACGCCGAGCTGGCGGCCAAGGCGGGTCGTCCCGATGCCGTCCGGGCAGCGGCCAGTGCCTGCGCTCGCAACGCCGCCGCCCTGTTCGTCCCCTGCCACCGGGTCATCCGCACCGGCGGCGGCCTCGGCGGCTTCCGCTACGGCCTGGAGGTCAAGCGCTGGCTCCTCGACCACGAGGCCGCCGGCGCCTGA
- a CDS encoding ABC transporter permease subunit, which produces MSVSRALAVGGRLLADRRRALLWWCVAFVAFIEVNVVFYPSVKDQSEFDQMMEELPDSLRVLTGVTGDLSITSPVGYLQSQLFAMFFALLLLIFGVGLAANAIAGAEREGRLEYLLAQPVTRLEVALGRWFAIVVLMTVLMLAGLASLAITNPIVGLDEGIPFVNLLAACIQSLLLALVFTAAGFAVGAATGQKGESLAVASALATVAFLVNGFGDLVSAVEKVRFLSPWHWFAGSDPLVNGFTLEGTVPALVLIVVLVAVGLWRFDRRDLR; this is translated from the coding sequence GTGAGCGTCTCCCGTGCGCTCGCCGTCGGTGGGCGGCTGCTCGCCGATCGCCGCCGGGCGCTGCTGTGGTGGTGCGTCGCCTTCGTGGCCTTCATCGAGGTGAACGTCGTCTTCTACCCGAGCGTGAAGGACCAGTCCGAGTTCGACCAGATGATGGAGGAGCTGCCCGACAGCCTGCGGGTGCTCACCGGGGTCACCGGCGACCTGTCCATCACCAGCCCCGTCGGCTACCTCCAGAGCCAGCTGTTCGCGATGTTCTTCGCCCTGCTCCTCCTCATCTTCGGTGTCGGCCTCGCCGCCAACGCCATCGCCGGCGCCGAGCGCGAGGGTCGGCTGGAGTATCTGCTCGCGCAGCCCGTCACCCGGCTGGAGGTCGCGCTCGGTCGGTGGTTCGCCATCGTCGTGCTGATGACGGTGCTGATGCTGGCTGGGCTCGCCTCCCTCGCCATCACCAATCCGATCGTCGGGCTCGACGAGGGCATCCCCTTCGTCAACCTGTTGGCGGCGTGCATCCAGAGCCTGCTGCTCGCCCTCGTCTTCACCGCAGCCGGCTTCGCGGTGGGTGCGGCCACGGGCCAGAAGGGCGAGTCGCTGGCGGTGGCCAGCGCCCTGGCCACGGTGGCGTTCCTCGTCAACGGGTTCGGCGACCTCGTGTCCGCAGTGGAGAAGGTGCGCTTCCTCTCGCCCTGGCACTGGTTCGCCGGGAGCGACCCCCTGGTCAACGGGTTCACCCTCGAGGGGACCGTGCCGGCGCTCGTCCTGATCGTGGTGCTCGTCGCCGTCGGCCTCTGGCGCTTCGACCGTCGCGACCTGCGCTGA
- a CDS encoding DNA-3-methyladenine glycosylase 2 family protein — protein sequence MIEDFERCYRAVQSRDARFDGWFFTAVRTTRIYCRPSCPALTPKPGNVTFHPTAAAAQAAGYRACLRCRPDASPGSPEWNLRADLVGRAMRLIADGVVDREGVQGLARRLHYSERHLHRQLVAEVGAGPLALARAQRANAARLLIETTDLPLSQVAFAAGFASIRQFNDTIREVFAKTPSELRARRQGHDEVTPGSLTVRLPFRAPLDGAGLLAFLAMRTVPGVEEVTADGTYHRTLRLPRGAGVVSVRLPVEPDDRHVVATLRLDDLRDLSAAVERTRRLLDLDADPVTVDGHLGADPLLAPLVAAAPGRRVPGTVDGAELAVRAVLGQQVSVAGARTMAGRLVAAAGTPLGEPVGGLTHLFPAPDQIVGGLDALGMPAARKRALAGLAEALAGDDFVLDPGADRPATEAQLLALPGIGPWTASYIAMRALADPDAFLPSDLGVRHALTALGEAADPAAATALAERWRPWRAYALQHLWASLGAAPAAAGNGSTPTVTPAPSAERHGSPRPPGSSRPARSSGPAPARSTRPRKDR from the coding sequence GTGATCGAGGACTTCGAGCGCTGCTACCGGGCCGTGCAGAGCCGCGACGCCCGCTTCGACGGGTGGTTCTTCACCGCCGTGCGCACGACGCGGATCTACTGCCGGCCCAGCTGCCCGGCGCTCACGCCCAAGCCCGGGAACGTCACGTTCCACCCGACCGCGGCGGCGGCGCAGGCCGCCGGCTACCGGGCCTGCCTGCGCTGCCGGCCCGACGCGTCGCCGGGCTCGCCCGAGTGGAACCTGCGGGCCGACCTCGTGGGCCGGGCCATGCGCCTCATCGCCGACGGGGTGGTCGACCGCGAGGGGGTGCAGGGCCTCGCCCGGCGCCTCCACTACAGCGAGCGCCACCTGCACCGGCAGCTCGTGGCCGAGGTCGGCGCCGGGCCGCTCGCCCTCGCCCGGGCCCAGCGGGCCAACGCCGCCCGGCTGCTCATCGAGACCACCGACCTGCCGCTGTCGCAGGTGGCCTTCGCCGCTGGCTTCGCCAGCATCCGCCAGTTCAACGACACCATCCGTGAGGTCTTCGCCAAGACCCCCAGCGAGCTGCGCGCCCGCCGGCAGGGCCACGACGAGGTGACCCCGGGCTCGCTGACCGTCCGCCTCCCGTTCCGGGCGCCCCTGGACGGCGCCGGCCTCCTCGCCTTCCTCGCGATGCGCACGGTCCCCGGCGTCGAGGAGGTCACCGCCGACGGCACCTACCACCGCACGCTCCGGCTGCCCCGCGGCGCCGGGGTGGTGTCGGTGCGCCTGCCCGTCGAGCCCGACGACCGCCACGTGGTGGCGACGTTGCGCCTCGACGACCTGCGCGACCTCTCGGCGGCGGTCGAGCGGACGCGCCGCCTCCTCGACCTCGATGCCGACCCGGTCACCGTCGACGGGCACTTGGGCGCCGACCCGCTGCTCGCCCCGCTCGTGGCGGCGGCGCCCGGCCGGCGGGTCCCCGGGACGGTGGACGGCGCCGAGCTGGCGGTGCGGGCCGTGCTCGGCCAACAGGTGTCGGTGGCCGGGGCCCGCACCATGGCCGGTCGGCTCGTCGCCGCCGCGGGCACGCCCCTCGGCGAGCCCGTCGGCGGTCTCACCCACCTGTTCCCCGCACCGGACCAGATCGTCGGCGGCCTCGACGCCCTCGGGATGCCGGCCGCCCGCAAGCGCGCCCTCGCCGGTCTCGCCGAGGCGCTCGCCGGCGACGACTTCGTGCTCGACCCCGGCGCCGACCGGCCCGCCACCGAGGCCCAGCTGCTCGCGCTGCCGGGCATCGGCCCGTGGACGGCCTCCTACATCGCCATGCGGGCGCTCGCCGATCCCGACGCGTTCCTGCCGAGCGACCTCGGCGTCCGTCACGCCCTCACCGCCCTCGGGGAGGCGGCGGACCCGGCGGCCGCCACCGCCCTGGCCGAGCGGTGGCGCCCCTGGCGGGCCTACGCCCTCCAGCACCTCTGGGCCAGCCTCGGCGCCGCCCCTGCCGCCGCCGGGAATGGGTCCACCCCCACCGTCACACCCGCGCCGTCTGCCGAGCGCCACGGGTCGCCCCGCCCACCCGGCAGCTCCCGACCGGCTCGATCGTCGGGTCCCGCACCCGCCCGCTCCACCCGTCCCCGAAAGGACCGCTGA
- a CDS encoding ABC transporter ATP-binding protein: MAVIETEALTKRFGALVAVADLDLTVEQGEVFGFLGPNGAGKTTTTRLLLDALRPTSGSVRVLGGTGRDPAVRDRIGVLPADLHFDPRLTGHELFAYLGRLRGADGGAGAEVAALCERFSLDPGRRIDELSTGNRRKVGIVAAFAHRPELLILDEPTSGLDPLMQEAFHDLVRERHADGATVFLSSHLLPEVQEMADRVGLIREGRLLDVDTVADLLHQRLQHLELELPEPVGPDAFDGVPGVAGVEVNGTVVALEVEGAVHPVLARAAELRAERITSHQPDLEDVFLARYRHAAEEDGARGDEAAP, translated from the coding sequence ATGGCCGTCATCGAGACCGAGGCCCTGACGAAGCGCTTCGGCGCGCTCGTGGCCGTGGCCGACCTCGACCTGACCGTCGAGCAGGGCGAGGTGTTCGGCTTCCTCGGGCCGAACGGCGCCGGCAAGACGACCACCACCCGGCTGCTGCTCGACGCGCTGCGACCCACGTCGGGCTCGGTGCGGGTGCTGGGCGGCACCGGACGCGATCCGGCCGTGCGGGACCGCATCGGCGTCCTGCCCGCCGACCTCCACTTCGATCCCCGCCTCACCGGCCACGAGCTGTTCGCCTACCTCGGTCGGCTGCGGGGCGCCGACGGCGGCGCGGGTGCCGAGGTCGCGGCCTTGTGCGAGCGGTTCTCCCTGGATCCCGGCCGGCGCATCGACGAGCTGAGCACCGGCAACCGCCGCAAGGTCGGCATCGTCGCCGCCTTCGCCCACCGCCCCGAGCTGCTGATCCTCGACGAGCCCACGAGCGGCCTCGACCCGCTGATGCAGGAGGCCTTCCACGACCTGGTGCGGGAGCGCCATGCGGACGGCGCCACCGTGTTCCTCAGCTCGCACCTGCTCCCCGAGGTCCAGGAGATGGCCGACCGGGTCGGGCTCATCCGTGAGGGGCGCCTGCTCGACGTCGACACCGTCGCCGACCTCCTGCACCAGCGCCTCCAGCACCTCGAGCTCGAGCTCCCCGAGCCGGTGGGGCCCGACGCGTTCGACGGCGTGCCCGGGGTGGCCGGCGTCGAGGTCAACGGCACCGTGGTGGCGCTCGAGGTCGAGGGCGCGGTGCACCCGGTGCTCGCCCGGGCGGCCGAGCTCCGCGCCGAGCGCATCACCAGCCACCAACCCGACCTCGAGGACGTGTTCCTCGCCCGCTACCGGCACGCCGCGGAAGAAGACGGGGCTCGGGGCGACGAGGCGGCGCCGTGA